In Synechococcus sp. KORDI-52, one genomic interval encodes:
- a CDS encoding glycoside hydrolase family 104 protein — translation MAISAFNGRQTLQAAVIVGVLPALCAPLTARASLLPPSSRAQLVHTSDVQPSLAIPYVITPERRAMLNTIRFAEGTWKGGLDVGYRVMFGGGLMPSLDRHPNRVIYSSRYASAAAGAYQFMPFTWTMVKRSIGVRGFGPEAQDQGALFLIQRRKALALTDTGVLSPLLAAKLAPEWASFPTLAGRSYYGQPVKKYARLRSFYDVNLTELRRLRDLKRQALVTPAPPEVCTGSRIACATQL, via the coding sequence ATGGCTATCTCTGCTTTCAACGGTCGTCAGACGCTTCAAGCGGCCGTGATTGTCGGAGTTCTGCCTGCTCTCTGTGCCCCGTTAACTGCTCGGGCAAGTTTGTTGCCGCCTTCCTCCAGGGCGCAGTTGGTCCACACCTCAGACGTTCAGCCCAGCCTGGCGATTCCCTATGTGATCACTCCCGAACGCCGGGCCATGCTCAACACGATTCGCTTCGCAGAAGGCACCTGGAAAGGGGGGCTTGATGTCGGCTACCGGGTCATGTTCGGTGGTGGGTTGATGCCTTCGCTCGACCGTCACCCCAATCGCGTGATCTACAGCTCTCGCTACGCCAGTGCTGCTGCAGGGGCTTACCAGTTCATGCCCTTCACCTGGACCATGGTGAAACGCAGCATCGGAGTGCGTGGTTTCGGGCCTGAGGCCCAAGACCAAGGTGCTCTGTTCCTGATCCAGAGACGTAAAGCTCTCGCCCTCACCGATACCGGTGTTCTCAGTCCCCTCCTTGCTGCCAAGTTGGCTCCGGAGTGGGCTTCCTTCCCAACCCTCGCTGGGCGTAGTTACTACGGCCAGCCCGTCAAGAAATACGCAAGGTTGCGCTCCTTCTATGACGTGAATCTCACCGAGCTGCGTCGCCTTCGCGATCTGAAGCGTCAAGCCCTGGTCACTCCAGCTCCACCCGAGGTCTGCACTGGGTCGCGAATCGCATGCGCAACCCAGCTCTGA
- a CDS encoding TPM domain-containing protein produces MGPHHIRKLWGVVVVALVSLGVLVAPVGAYDNPDLLPDHPTPVIDLARIFSETQRAQLETSLDDVEERTGWKLRVLTQYERTPGLAVREFWGLDERSLLLVADPRGGNLLNFNVGDAYFAMMPRTYWVELQTRYGNQYYVKDHGEDGAIADALNAVEICLERGGCQVVPGLPHEQWLWTLTTSILGGLIAGFAAYPRKEGETIAWAWLLLLSPLWVMLFGVFGVAPVVTRTSEVMPLVRNGVGFLAGGVAAYLIAQATVGRKLQSDADG; encoded by the coding sequence ATGGGACCACATCACATCCGAAAACTGTGGGGCGTCGTCGTGGTGGCTCTGGTGAGCCTGGGGGTTCTGGTGGCTCCAGTTGGGGCCTACGACAACCCCGATCTGCTGCCGGATCACCCGACTCCAGTGATTGACCTCGCTCGGATCTTCAGTGAGACCCAACGGGCCCAACTGGAAACATCCCTCGACGATGTGGAAGAACGCACGGGCTGGAAACTGCGGGTGCTAACGCAGTACGAACGCACGCCGGGGTTGGCCGTACGGGAGTTCTGGGGCCTGGATGAACGCAGCTTGTTGTTGGTGGCCGACCCCCGGGGGGGAAATCTTCTGAACTTCAATGTCGGCGATGCCTATTTCGCGATGATGCCCCGTACCTACTGGGTCGAGCTGCAGACGCGTTACGGCAACCAGTACTACGTGAAGGATCACGGTGAGGATGGGGCCATTGCGGATGCGCTCAATGCCGTGGAGATCTGTCTGGAGCGGGGCGGATGCCAGGTGGTGCCGGGACTGCCCCATGAACAGTGGCTTTGGACCCTGACCACCTCCATTCTCGGTGGCTTGATTGCAGGCTTCGCGGCTTATCCCAGGAAAGAGGGTGAAACCATCGCCTGGGCCTGGTTGCTTCTGCTATCTCCGCTTTGGGTGATGCTGTTCGGCGTCTTCGGCGTTGCACCGGTGGTGACACGCACTTCAGAAGTGATGCCCCTTGTGCGCAATGGGGTGGGTTTCCTAGCGGGAGGTGTTGCCGCGTATCTCATCGCTCAGGCCACGGTCGGGCGAAAGCTTCAAAGCGACGCTGACGGATGA
- a CDS encoding class I SAM-dependent methyltransferase, translated as MAASCPEWLATHLQQAGGGVPFSRFMDLALNEPEHGYYGAGRARIGPEGDFVTSPSLGSDFAALLVPQLMAWLASLSTTDPVQRLSIVEIGPGEGHLARDLMTQLGEADPALLTRLEMVLVEANPGMRQRQQLLLEQVDGLPVRWCTLEQLRITPVRGVVIAHELLDALPVERLVWRDGSLQQALVELDPNAALRMSHRPLSVGLRDEINRVCGHAGIQLPPPHAEEGWTTEWNSSLPDWFAAMAAAVEAGVLLVIDYAMEAHRYYTAQRSEGTLMAVSSQQAGLSPLDQPGAQDLTAHLCIDVVDEAAKRHGWVVGDQAKQGEALLALGLAQRLHGLQQLPGQQLAEALQRREALLRLVDPAGLGGFRWLTYRRGLPEDGFSLSGAQGCSESRRD; from the coding sequence ATGGCTGCGTCCTGTCCCGAGTGGTTGGCAACGCATCTGCAACAGGCGGGGGGGGGCGTTCCCTTTTCCCGGTTCATGGATCTGGCTCTGAATGAGCCCGAGCATGGCTATTACGGCGCCGGCCGTGCGCGCATCGGACCTGAGGGCGATTTCGTCACCTCTCCATCCCTGGGCAGCGACTTCGCTGCCCTGCTGGTGCCCCAACTCATGGCCTGGCTGGCTTCCCTCTCCACGACAGATCCGGTTCAACGCCTGTCAATCGTGGAAATCGGGCCTGGTGAAGGCCATCTGGCCCGGGATCTGATGACTCAGCTGGGGGAGGCTGATCCAGCGCTCCTGACTCGCCTCGAGATGGTGCTGGTGGAAGCCAATCCCGGCATGCGGCAGCGGCAGCAGCTTCTACTGGAGCAGGTGGATGGACTGCCGGTGCGTTGGTGCACGCTTGAGCAGCTTCGGATCACGCCGGTGCGTGGGGTGGTGATCGCCCATGAATTACTGGATGCCCTCCCGGTGGAACGGTTGGTGTGGCGGGATGGGTCGCTTCAACAGGCGTTGGTGGAGCTTGACCCAAACGCTGCTCTGCGCATGAGCCATCGGCCTCTTTCGGTTGGTTTACGGGACGAGATCAACCGTGTGTGCGGCCATGCCGGCATTCAGCTGCCGCCCCCTCATGCCGAGGAGGGGTGGACGACGGAATGGAACAGTTCCCTTCCCGACTGGTTCGCGGCGATGGCTGCCGCTGTGGAGGCAGGCGTGCTGCTCGTGATTGATTACGCCATGGAGGCGCATCGTTATTACACGGCCCAGCGCTCTGAGGGCACCCTGATGGCTGTCTCCAGCCAACAGGCGGGTCTGTCGCCCCTGGATCAGCCCGGCGCGCAGGACCTGACGGCACACCTCTGCATTGATGTCGTTGATGAGGCGGCTAAGCGCCATGGCTGGGTGGTGGGTGATCAGGCCAAGCAGGGCGAGGCACTGCTGGCCCTGGGCCTTGCGCAGCGCCTCCATGGCCTGCAGCAGCTACCGGGCCAACAGTTGGCGGAAGCCCTGCAACGGCGTGAAGCCCTGCTTCGCCTGGTGGATCCCGCGGGGCTCGGTGGGTTCCGCTGGCTCACCTACCGGCGCGGATTGCCGGAAGACGGCTTCAGCCTTTCAGGCGCTCAAGGCTGCTCAGAATCGCGTCGCGACTGA